The Acidobacteriota bacterium genome includes the window TCAGGCGACGGTGCGTGTCGGTGTGGACTACTCGACGTTCCACGCCGCGGCGCAGATCTTACGTGTCGGCGAAGCGAGCGATCTCTATGACGCGCAGGCTGTTGCCGCAATTCGCTCGAACCTGAGGGGTGAGGCGGTTCCAGCCACTGCCGCGTATGTCAATCCACCGGCCTTCGCAATGCTGCTTGTCCCGTTTGCCGGAATGCGATATGAAGTGGCGCTCGCGGTCTGGACGGTGTTGGGGCTGGTGGCGATGGGATTCTCGCTCGTGGTCCTGCGTACACCACGACCGTGGCTTGTCCTCGCTGTCGCGGCAACATCAGTGAACGGGTTTATCGGTGTCAGAATCGGTCAGGCTCAGATGTTTTGGGCCGCGCTGTTTGGTGCAATTCTGTGGCGACTGCGGGGTTCTGCGCACGTACAGGCAGGGCTGTTCGCCGCGCTGTTGTCGTTGAAACCGCAGCTCCTTGCCCCCATTGTGTTGTGGTGGCTGATTGACTGGCGCGTCTACTGGCGGGCCCTTGTCGCCACCGGAGTAGGTGCTTCGTTGCTTGCACTCTTGCCGATGGTGCTGTTCCCAGGGTCCTACGATGGCTACTTCGCCCTC containing:
- a CDS encoding DUF2029 domain-containing protein, encoding MSYGALTHFVAGEIADPQATVRVGVDYSTFHAAAQILRVGEASDLYDAQAVAAIRSNLRGEAVPATAAYVNPPAFAMLLVPFAGMRYEVALAVWTVLGLVAMGFSLVVLRTPRPWLVLAVAATSVNGFIGVRIGQAQMFWAALFGAILWRLRGSAHVQAGLFAALLSLKPQLLAPIVLWWLIDWRVYWRALVATGVGASLLALLPMVLFPGSYDGYFALLREWSASALQEGIPWGATLPYAVFAVTGPSTAIATAVFIISTLMFVGVMVTAVRRRWSQDVMFVLATIGVAALANRLFLYDWMVLVPAGVIVAKHLPPRSVHLPAMIASLMLVSFAQFAFGASVYRRFGFTLQLAPFVLLIIGVVAIRHMRSSDRDDLLSRDARLGTA